A part of Manduca sexta isolate Smith_Timp_Sample1 chromosome 10, JHU_Msex_v1.0, whole genome shotgun sequence genomic DNA contains:
- the LOC115455867 gene encoding glutaredoxin-C4: MGTQSTKIVRSTAMANSPEIQLFIKDAISKDKVVVFSKSYCPYCKMAKDVFSKVKQPIKVYELNERDDGDAIQDNLAQITGFRTVPQVFINGNCVGGGSDVKALYSSGKLEPMLIG; encoded by the exons atggggaCTCAGTCAACCAAAATTGTCCGTTCTACAGCGATGGCGAATTCACCagaaattcaattatttattaaagatgcCATTTCTAAAGATAAAGTGGTTGTGTTCTCTAAGAGCTACTGCCCTTACTGCAAAATGGCTAAAGAT GTGTTCTCAAAAGTGAAGCAACCAATAAAGGTTTATGAGTTAAACGAGCGTGATGATGGCGACGCTATTCAAGACAATTTGGCTCAAATAACAGGATTTAGAACT GTGCCACAAGTATTTATAAATGGTAACTGCGTTGGAGGTGGTTCCGATGTCAAAGCCTTATATTCATCTGGAAAGCTTGAACCTATGCTTATTGGTTaa